A stretch of the Xiphias gladius isolate SHS-SW01 ecotype Sanya breed wild chromosome 19, ASM1685928v1, whole genome shotgun sequence genome encodes the following:
- the isl1a gene encoding insulin gene enhancer protein isl-1: MGDMGDPPKKKRLVSLCVGCGNQIHDQYILRVSPDLEWHAACLKCAECSQYLDESCTCFVRDGKTYCKRDYIRLYGIKCAKCNIGFSKNDFVMRARSKVYHIECFRCVACSRQLIPGDEFALREDGLFCRADHDVVERASLGPGDPLSPLHPARPLQMAAEPISARQPALRPHVHKQPEKTTRVRTVLNEKQLHTLRTCYNANPRPDALMKEQLVEMTGLSPRVIRVWFQNKRCKDKKRSLLMKQLQQQQPNDKTNIQGMTGTPMVAASPERHDGGIQANPVEVQSYQPPWKVLSDFALQSDIDQPAFQQLVSFSEGGPGSNSTGSEVASMSSQLPDTPNSMVSSPIEA, from the exons ATGGGAGACATGGGGGATCCGCCGAAAA AGAAGCGGCTGGTGTCTCTGTGCGTGGGCTGCGGGAACCAGATCCACGACCAGTACATCCTGCGGGTCTCCCCGGACCTGGAGTGGCACGCCGCCTGTCTCAAATGTGCCGAGTGCAGCCAGTACCTGGACGAGTCGTGCACGTGCTTCGTCAGGGACGGAAAGACTTATTGTAAACGGGACTACATCAG GTTATACGGGATTAAATGCGCTAAATGCAATATCGGCTTCAGTAAGAACGACTTCGTGATGAGGGCCCGCTCCAAGGTCTACCACATCGAGTGTTTCCGCTGCGTGGCCTGCAGCCGGCAGCTCATACCAGGTGACGAGTTTGCTCTGCGGGAGGACGGGCTTTTCTGCCGGGCGGACCACGACGTGGTTGAACGGGCCAGCCTGGGCCCCGGAGACCCGCTCAGTCCTCTTCACCCCGCTAGACCGCTGCAGATGGCAG CAGAACCAATCTCGGCCCGGCAGCCGGCGCTGCGGCCCCACGTCCACAAACAGCCGGAGAAGACCACCCGGGTCCGGACGGTGTTAAACGAGAAGCAGCTGCACACGTTGCGGACTTGCTACAACGCCAACCCGCGGCCCGATGCCCTAATGAAGGAGCAGCTTGTGGAGATGACCGGCCTCAGCCCGCGAGTGATCCGGGTCTGGTTCCAGAACAAGCGGTGCAAGGACAAGAAGAGGAGCCTGCTGatgaaacagctgcagcagcagcagcccaaTGACAAGACG AACATCCAGGGAATGACGGGCACCCCAATGGTGGCGGCCAGTCCGGAGCGACATGACGGCGGCATCCAGGCCAACCCGGTGGAGGTGCAGAGCTACCAGCCACCCTGGAAGGTCCTCAGTGACTTCGCCCTGCAGAGCGACATCGATCAACCGGCCTTCCAGCAACTG GTCAGTTTCTCGGAGGGAGGACCGGGTTCGAACTCGACGGGCAGTGAGGTAGCGTCCATGTCGTCTCAGCTTCCGGACACGCCGAACAGCATGGTGTCCAGTCCCATCGAGGCCTGA